The Helianthus annuus cultivar XRQ/B chromosome 11, HanXRQr2.0-SUNRISE, whole genome shotgun sequence region actttttatcttttgcaatctatcctcacaactttttttacattcaactttggtcctttacagttttcattttccgcaaatttttcgctttatgcttggttctaaattttgtgacttaacacatcgcaacgtgcgtctttggtttaacttttttacgtttcgttctaaattttgcgagttaacatgacgcaacgtgcgtgtgtgggtggacgtttttacgtcgtctatttttccccgtttgacaggtttaacataacgtgtggatcctagatcgacttagttataactaaagaatccccgccgcattgcggcgggtctcaattctagtattatgtaattaaataaataatccgGATGGAAAGAATAATATTTGTTTTGGTACAAATTAATAAGAACAAATAGTGGGTTTTCCCGAGATATGAAAAAGAATAAATATTTATTTCGATATATCCCGTGATATGAAAAAAgaagagttaatagccaaaatggtctctgaggtttgctcactttagtccaaaatctaaaatttttaaatgtgggtccctgaggtttgcattttgttgtcattttagtctaaattTCATAAACCCCCCTTTTTTCACtgttgcaaccagcctattttgtccttttgtgcaggggtattttggtcatttttatgagATATTCACTCAGACAACGAAAAAATTATCATCGCTTCTGATCGTTGCTGTTGTACCTCATATCAAGTCAAAACCCTCTGATCGTTGTTGTTGTATCATCATCGCCTCCGGcgaggtttagagagagaaagagagggtaaaagctatagagagagagagtcagatgtgtttagagagagagagaggggaggtGCAGAGAGTTGTTGTATCATCATCGCCTCCGGcgaggtttagagagagaaagagagggggatatagagagagagacgagagagAGTTGATCTGGGTTCTTGATCTGCTTTGAGAGAGATGATCTGGGTTCTTGATCTGGGTTTGTTATAATAActcataaaaatgaccaaaatacccctgcacaaaaggataaaataggctggttgcaacagtcaaaaaaggggggtttttgaaatttggactaaaatggcaacaaaatgcaaacctcagggacccagatttaaaaattttggattttggactaaagtggcaaaagtgagcaaacctcagggaccattttggctattaactcgaAAAAAGAATAATATTTGTTTCAATACAAATTGATAAGACCAACTACTGGGTTTTCCCACGTTATAGAGCGAGTTTTTTGGTCGATATTGATTTATCTGGTATTTGGCAAGTTTTTTGGTCGGTATCAATTTATGTATAGATCGAAACCATAATAATCATAGTTGCGAATAcaactccgtttttaatgaattTTGTACCGGTATCGATGTTGTTCGGAGGATGTCGGTGATAAAGAAAATGAATAACAGTACCGATCGTCTTTGGACATCTTCTAGTACTACGATTCATCAGCCCATCTTCTAGTACTACGATTCATATATTTGATTTAAaatgattatttatttaattatacaGAGAAAAAAATATTACAGTTTTACGAGTGTTAAATAATACAGTTTTACAACTGTATAAATTCGAGATACGTTACTAGGTTTCGACACATGGATTGGTTTAAAAAAATACAAGGTAACAAATTTATCAAAATTTCATGTCCCCACATCATCCTAAAGCAAAATGTTTCGATACATATGCACCATTTAAAAATAACCAGAGAAGTATGAACAACAAGTTcatttcaaaaaaataaatttaattaaATCAACCCTTACACAACTTcttaaaaaaataaatcaaatcaaagttCAGAATAACATAGAAAACAAATTCAATTCATCCTCTAAACATGAAATGGCGGTGTCCATGTCTTCTCATCCTCAGCAGCCACCTTCCCGGCAGTCCGACCACCTTCGACAAACGAATAATACCTCAAGAAAAACGCCAGTGTCAAAACCAACCACTCCATAacaaacatcaaaacacacaaaccACCAGCCATTTTCAATATCACCGCCGCATTATCTTCCTTAACATACGAGTCCAACGCGGTCAAGAAATTCGAAGTAGTAGTGAAAATTAAAACCGATACAGACCCCTGGAATATCGCGGTCAGGACCGCGGCCACCATGTGGGCCGCGTACCACTTGCTTGAGCCTGCGGACACTGCGTTGCACCCGGATATGGCTCCAGCGATTGTGATGATGTGGAGGAGGACGAGTAGAGCGCCGGCGATGGACGGGATGAGGCGGAGGGAGAGGGTGAGGAAGATGCAGCTGGAGGCTGCTCCTAGTAAGATGTAGTTGCAGATTAAGAAGAATTTGTGGGTTTTGTGGTGTGATTGATGATTCGTGTCGATTGAGAGACCCATTTTGTTGAGTTTTTTTGGTGATGAGATGAGAATGAAGATTGAAGAGAAAGGTTTGGTTGAGGTAatggtgtttgtgtgtgtgtggtgaTATATATGTTATAGAGGACTTGTGGTATGTGAGCTGTCTTGATGACCGTTTGGGTTGTAACGGATAGTTTACTCAAATAATGTCACAACGGCTAGTGACTTTTGTAGCTTTTTCTATTAATTTTTCAAACGTGTTACTTATATTTACTATGTATTGAAAAACATATATAGAAAATTAAGAATTCATGACTATTGTCAACGACTCAAGTAATTGCTTACTATTATTTTTTGTTCTGGCACGTTTGACTTGATGTTCACCCATGTTTCATtttaagaattaacatgttgatacATTATTATACAAGTTGTAATATATATACTAtactagtttaagaacccgcgaGGTTCGCGGGTGGACTAAAACACAAATGAATAACTTTAATTTATTGAAGTAATCGTTTGAATTAAATAAACGTTCAAGTAATAATAAATTAGTAAACTACAATGAGACAAATAATGTAATATCTCGAGATACATGATGATGCAAATTTGTGTAATATTGTGTTTATGGAACATAATAATGTTATTATGATTTTTATGGAACATTTACACGGAATGTAAGATCGTTTGATGAATGAGTACATGGAGATCACAAGTCACGAAATACTTCTTTGTAAACTACATTTGTCGTTTTATTAGTAGGTTTGCCGTCATTGTCCAAAATCAGAAGTTTAACTCCTTGTCTGGTTTTAACTCTTGATAAAGCAACATACAGCTGACCATGGGTGAAAACTGGTTGCTTCAGATACAGACCAACTCTAGACAGTGATTGTCCCTGACTCTTGTTAATAGTCATTGCGAAACAAACAGCCAACGGAAATTGTCTCCTTTGAAACTCAAAAGGAATTTTTTTATCAGAAGGTATCAAACTAATCCTTGGTATATAAGTGCGTGTGCCTATGTTCCCTCCGGATATTATCTCGGCTTCTATTACACGGTTATACATTTTTTTGACTTGTAGTCGTGTACCATTGCAAAGCCCATTTTGTTGGTCAATGTTACGTAATAGCATCACCGGCACGCCTACTTTTAGTGCTAGCCTATGATTAGGTAAGCCGGATACTTTAAGACCGTTAAGCACATCAGGATAGTATAGTTTTTGTTGTGTAGCGTTTGGATCTTCAGACTGACAAAGACTGTCTGAACTAAGATACTCTCGTTCTTCTCCTGGGAATAGTGACAACAACCGATCATTAATTTCATGCACAACCTCGTTCTTAGGTGCAAGTATAGCCCTCTCACTGAAATAATTCTGATTGTTGAAGTTTTCGAGAATTGAAGGATACACAAAATCAATTAAAGTTGAAATGGGATCCGATGTATCAGTGATTAGAAGGTCGCTTGGTATTTCAATTGACgcttctccatcatttggaccACCAACATTTCCCTCACCTATATCCAAAAGCCATTTGGCAAATTGTTTTATTTCTTCAGCGTCCGATGCTGAACTTCCAACTGTTA contains the following coding sequences:
- the LOC110937126 gene encoding uncharacterized protein LOC110937126; amino-acid sequence: MGLSIDTNHQSHHKTHKFFLICNYILLGAASSCIFLTLSLRLIPSIAGALLVLLHIITIAGAISGCNAVSAGSSKWYAAHMVAAVLTAIFQGSVSVLIFTTTSNFLTALDSYVKEDNAAVILKMAGGLCVLMFVMEWLVLTLAFFLRYYSFVEGGRTAGKVAAEDEKTWTPPFHV